The following DNA comes from Enterocloster bolteae.
GCCTTATATCGACGGGCTGGAGCTATCCAGGCTGGCAAAGGACTTAAACCCAAACATCGTGCTTCTCATCATCAGCGCGTATGATGACTTTGAATATGCCAGGACAGCCATGCATCTGCGGGCCCTGGATTATATACTGAAACCCATTGATCTGGATGCCATGAACCGCATACTGACGAATGCGGTTTCCCACTGCCGGCAGTTCCACCACGACAAGCGTCTGATGGCCACACAGCTGCTGCGCAACATGGCGGTCCAGGAGGCGGCCGGCCCCGAGGGCATTGCCTTAAACGAGCTGGACCTTGAGCCTGATTCATGGTGCTGCTTCCTGCAGGTGGAGCTGGACGATCACAGCTTAAGCAAGCTGTCCGACGACATCCGTTATGCGTCAGAGCGCAGGTTTTCGGCCCTGAGCCAGATTTTGTTTGGTGACAGCTCTTATCTGCTGGAATCCCATCAGTACAGCTACAGCGTCTGCCTCACCTCCCGCTCCAGGATGGAACTGGCCGCCCGGCGGAAAATTCTGGTGGACACGATACGCAGGCAGTTCCCCCATGAGGGAAGCTACTGCGATGTCAGCATTGCCTCGGGCAGCATTGTCCAGGGCATCCGCCTGCTCCACAAAAGTGTACAGACCTGCCATGAAGCAGGCAAGCTTCATTTCATCAAGGGTTCCAATGCGGATATCTTTTACGAGGAGGTGGAGTCTTATATCTACAATGAGCCGGAGGACAGCCAGGGATATCCCATACCGGACACCAGGCTTATTACTTTTATCAAGGAACAAAATAAGGAAGGGATTACAGGAGAGCTGGAGCAATTAAAAACATGGCTCTATCAGAAGGGAAGCGAGAGCTATCTGTATATGACATTTTCCCTGGGAAGCTTCTATACCCATCTGATGAAGGAATTGGGGAAATCAGGAATCAACCTTCAGGATATATTTCAGAATCCCATCGAAGAATTCAAAAAAGTGGCAGCCGGCGGTACACTGGAGTCCAGCATCGAAAACCTGAAGCAGAACCTGTTCAAAATCTGCGACAGCATACGCATCAACAAAAGCCGTTACGGAAAGCTCATAGACCAGGCCATCCTGTACATCCAGAACCACTATATGTCCTCCTCCTTTTCCATTGATGAGGTAGCGGGAGCCGTATGCTTAAGCACCTCCTATTTCAGCACTGTATTTAAGAGCGAGACAGGAATTACATTTACGGATTATCTGATTAAGGTAAGGATGGAAAAAGCCAGGGGACTGCTTGAGAATACCAGCATGAAAATGTATGAAATCTCATCCAGGGCAGGATATGAAAATGCGGCCTATTTCAGCGCCGCATTCAAACGATATTATGGAAAATCCCCCTCTGAGTTCCAGAGCCGGAAGTAGGGGCGGCCGGCAAAAGGGAAGACCGGCCGGCGGCTGGCAGGAACGCAAAAAAGGAGGCAAGTGCTGCATGGCGGAAGGGAACGGATTGAAAAAACCTACGCCTCCCTGCCCGGACATTCCTCCCGCAGAAAGCATTCACAGCATTTCGGGCGCCTGGCAATGCAGATGGTACGGCCCAGGGTAATGATATGTATGTTCCACAGAATCCAATGGTCCTTTGGCAGCACCTTCATCAGATCATACTCTATCTTCTCCGGCTCCTCCTCTTTTGTAAGGCCCAGCTTCCTGGAAATACGCTTTACATGGGTATCCACCACAATACTGGGTTCATTGTATATATTCCCACGTATAACATTGGCTGTCTTACGTCCCACGCCTGCAAGGGAGGTCAGCTCCTCTATGGTTCTTGGCACCTCTCCTCCAAACCGTTCCACCAGGTCCCGGCAGCAGGCAATGATATTCTTAGCTTTCATGTGATAAAACCCAATGGAGTGGATATCCTGTTCCAATTCCTTTAAATCCGCCGCGGCAAACTTCTCCAGGGTATCATACTTCTGGAATAAATCAGCTGTGACGATATTCACCCTGGCGTCTGTACACTGGGCGCTCATGATAACTGCAATCAGCAGCTGCCAGGGTGTCTCGTGATTCAGGTAACAGCGGTACTCCGTACCGTATTCCCGGTCCAATACATCCAGGATACGGGCAATACGGGCGGCCAGTTCTGCTTTTGTCTCCCTGACAGCTTTCGGCCTTCCCTGAGTTTTTGTGCCGCCGCCAGCTTTTCTCCCTCTGCCGGCCTTTGTATCCCGGTCACTTTTTATCCCTCTGCCAGTTTTTCTGTCAGTCTCAGGTTCATTTAAAATGGTCTTCTGCAGCATATATCCAGTCCTTTCATCACAACGTTTTTGTTGCATTTACAACATTCTAAAGTTTATCACCCAATTCTGACTGCCCTTGCATTATACGTCAGCGGGTCCCTGTGCCTGTAATCAAACAGCACCAGGGTTCCGTCTCCCATGGCTTCAATATGGGCCATCTTACTCATCTGCCTGGAATCATACCCTTCATAATCCATAAGGTAATGGGGAGATTCCTCCTCCCTCTGAAAGAACTGCCGGACAGCCTGTTTATAAGGGCTTTGGTCCCGGGCAAAGGATGGGCGGCTTTTTACATTTTCCCTGAGATATAAATCATACATGAGAAGGTCCCTGAACCTTTCCATAACAGAGGCATCCAGCCCTGCATCCCTACGTCTGGCTATGATACTGTATAGTATCTCATATCTGGCTATGCGGCTGTGGCTGATGCCAGTGAGATTGTTTTCACGGTAATATGCAGCCATATCCAGAAACATTTCATAGGGCGAACCGTATTCTGCCGCAAGCCCGGACAGAGTATGGACAAACTGTCTGCTGTTATAATACACCTCCGTCATATCCTCCACGCCCTTTAGTTCCAGGATGTCCCTGTAGGACAGCCACCGGGTGGACAGGACCTCATAGGGCGGCCGTGAGGAATAGCAGAGGCCGTAGGTCAATGCCATTTCTTCCATATAAGAGCCCTTCAGCACTTTGAGGAAGCCCAGCTGAAGCTGCTCCGGCTCCATGGAATATACCTGGTTGAACGAATGACGGAAAGATTCCAAATTCTCATTGGGCAGACCTGCGATCAGGTCCAGATGCTGGTGAACATTATGTGCCTGATTGATTGTGCCGGTGATACGGCGTATCTCGTCTATATCTGTCTTGCGGTGTATGGCCTTAAGCGTGTCCGGATTAGTGGACTGTACGCCAATCTCCAGCTGGACCAGTCCAGGACGCATCTGGCCCAAAAGCTCAATCTCCTCCTGGTCCAGCAAGTCGGCGGCAATCTCAAAGTGAAAATTGGTGACTCCGTTGTCATGACTCTGGATAAACCGCCATATGGCCATGGCATGTTTTTTATTGCAGTTAAAGGTCCTGTCCACAAATTTTACCTGAGGCACTCCGGCCTCCAGGAAATAAGCCAGCTCATCAAGGACCAGTTCCAGGCTTCTGAACCGTACGCTCTTATCAATAGAGGACAGGCAGTAGCTGCACGAAAAGGGGCAGCCCCGGCTGCTCTCGTAATAAATGATGCGGTGCTCCAAATCCTTTATATCCATATGCTTATATGGAAATGGTATCCGGCTCATATCCATGGCCCGGCGTACACCGGTATCTGCCAACGAACCATCGGGGAGGCGAAAGGCAAGCCCGGGTATATTTTCCGGACCGGCCTGTCCGTCCGGCAGGATTTTTCCACTGTCTGTCCCTTTTTTACACAACTTATCCACATAATATCCGGCCAGCTGTGCAAATGTTTCCTCTCCCTCTCCCTTCATGACGCCTGTTGCCTCCGGCAGCTCCCCAAGCACTTTAGCTGCATCAAAGGACACCTCCGGTCCTCCCAGCCATATGGGCACATCCGGCAGTATTTTCCCTAAATCCGCGATTAGATATCTGATATATTCTATATTCCAGATATAACAGGAAAAGGCAATCACATCCGGTTCTCTTCTGAATATATCCTGAAGAATCTGGTCCAGCTGGTGGTTGATTGTATACTCGGCCAGCTCGATAGACGGCTTCGCAGGTTCCATGGCTCCGGTCCCGGTTCCACGTTTTTTTGCCCGGGCATTCCTGCCGCCTGCTTCCCCCAGCCCCAATACCTGGTCTGCGTAGGCCTTCAGGCTGTAAATTCCCAGATTGGAATGTATATATTTCGCGTTGACAGCCGTCAGCAGTATCTTCATGGGACTATACCTCTAGCTCGATTTTATGGCCGGTGGACTGGTACTGGTAGTAACGCACTCCCGCAGCATTCAGCATACGCTTGGACGCCATTACCGCCGGTGTATCCGCATATTTGTCTTCTCTGTATACAATGGTCTTGATTCCTGACTGTATAATGGCCTTGGCGCACTCATTACAGGGGAACAGAGTCACATAGAGCTTGCTTCCCTCCAGGCTTCCCCCTCTGTAATTAAGAATAGCATTTAACTCGCTGTGTGTGGAGTAGAAATATTTGGAATTGTAGGGGTCCTCCTTCTCATTTTCCTTGCCCCAGGGGAATTCGTCATCCGAACACCCTTTGGGGAAACCATTATATCCCATGGACAGGATCTTATTGTCCTGGCTGACAATACACGCGCCCACCTGGGTACTTGGGTCCTTGGAACGTCTTCCCGACAACAGGGCCACCCCCATGAAATATTCGTCCCATGTTATATAATCCACACGTTTTCCGGTCATTCTTTTTCCTCCTTTTATCCTTTCCGCAGCCGCCTGGCTGTCTCTGCACACACGCAGCCTGCCCCCGCAGTGTCCAATAAATACAGCTCCTGTCTGGACATTCAGGAACGGCTGCGTGGCTGCTTCTGGTATCGTTGCTGGTATTTTATATTTTCCTCTGTCTGTGAATGGATTATAACATTCCGGGCTTATTTAATCAATAAAGTTGCATAAATCTTGGGAACGCCTTGGAAATACCCCTGGGAATAACCGGTGAATAACTGTTTTTCCGGTCCTTGCCTTTTTCCGGGATAAATGCTATATTATAACAACCAGACGATAGCGGAATATAAGTAACTATCGCTCATTATTCTATATCTTTAACAATATCTCAAATTATCTGAATCGAACGATTCATCTCATTATTCTGCCCCTTATGTATCGGGCAATCATTTCCACTTTTATATCACACCAATTATTTATTAAAAGGCAGAAGGGCTATTGTCTGGTTTATCGGAAAACGCTATAATGGGGATAGGTTCTTATATGGCTTGCCGGAACAGGAGGCTGTATGGAAGCAGATTATCTGCGTGAACAGGAATCAGAATCAGCAGGGGCCAGAGGGTTCAGCCAGCTGGAGGACAAGGTAATGAAGACAGCGGCACAGTTTTTTGGGAAGGATTTACTTCCCTATGCGGGTATCAAGGGCCGGATTGCCTGCGTGGCACCTACAGAGCATGTCCATCTGGAGATGCGCAGGCTGGAAGAAGACTTTAATTTTATTATGAAGGACGGGTCGTGGAGACATCTGGAATTTGAGAGCGACAGTATTCAGGAGAAGGACTTAAGACGGTTCCGGGAATATGAGGCTTACATAGGGCTTACATATGATGTTCCGGTCACGACTACTGTAATATGTACATCCCGGGTAAAAATCCTGAAAAAGGAGCTGGTCAACGGAATGAACGTATACAGAGTAGAGGTGGTTCGGCTAAAGGACAGAAATGCGGGCAAGGTCTTTGAAAAGCTGCGGCGGAAAATCAGCCGGGGCAAGACACTGGGGCGCCATGATGTATTTCCCCTGCTTCTGACCCCTCTGATGTCGGGAAAGATGGAGATGAGCCAAAGGATTTACCAGGGCATGGAGTTTCTTCAGTGTAAGGAACTCAAAGCAGGGGATGAGGATCGAAAAAGAATGCAGTCAGTACTGTATGCGCTGGCAGTAAAATTCTTGGACAGAAATGAATTAGCGATGATAAAGGAGAGGATCGGAATGACTGTTTTAGGCAAAATGCTGTTTGAG
Coding sequences within:
- a CDS encoding deoxycytidylate deaminase; protein product: MTGKRVDYITWDEYFMGVALLSGRRSKDPSTQVGACIVSQDNKILSMGYNGFPKGCSDDEFPWGKENEKEDPYNSKYFYSTHSELNAILNYRGGSLEGSKLYVTLFPCNECAKAIIQSGIKTIVYREDKYADTPAVMASKRMLNAAGVRYYQYQSTGHKIELEV
- the nth gene encoding endonuclease III translates to MLQKTILNEPETDRKTGRGIKSDRDTKAGRGRKAGGGTKTQGRPKAVRETKAELAARIARILDVLDREYGTEYRCYLNHETPWQLLIAVIMSAQCTDARVNIVTADLFQKYDTLEKFAAADLKELEQDIHSIGFYHMKAKNIIACCRDLVERFGGEVPRTIEELTSLAGVGRKTANVIRGNIYNEPSIVVDTHVKRISRKLGLTKEEEPEKIEYDLMKVLPKDHWILWNIHIITLGRTICIARRPKCCECFLREECPGREA
- a CDS encoding B12-binding domain-containing radical SAM protein, coding for MKILLTAVNAKYIHSNLGIYSLKAYADQVLGLGEAGGRNARAKKRGTGTGAMEPAKPSIELAEYTINHQLDQILQDIFRREPDVIAFSCYIWNIEYIRYLIADLGKILPDVPIWLGGPEVSFDAAKVLGELPEATGVMKGEGEETFAQLAGYYVDKLCKKGTDSGKILPDGQAGPENIPGLAFRLPDGSLADTGVRRAMDMSRIPFPYKHMDIKDLEHRIIYYESSRGCPFSCSYCLSSIDKSVRFRSLELVLDELAYFLEAGVPQVKFVDRTFNCNKKHAMAIWRFIQSHDNGVTNFHFEIAADLLDQEEIELLGQMRPGLVQLEIGVQSTNPDTLKAIHRKTDIDEIRRITGTINQAHNVHQHLDLIAGLPNENLESFRHSFNQVYSMEPEQLQLGFLKVLKGSYMEEMALTYGLCYSSRPPYEVLSTRWLSYRDILELKGVEDMTEVYYNSRQFVHTLSGLAAEYGSPYEMFLDMAAYYRENNLTGISHSRIARYEILYSIIARRRDAGLDASVMERFRDLLMYDLYLRENVKSRPSFARDQSPYKQAVRQFFQREEESPHYLMDYEGYDSRQMSKMAHIEAMGDGTLVLFDYRHRDPLTYNARAVRIG
- a CDS encoding response regulator transcription factor, with protein sequence MFQAMLCDDNEIILEGLSRQIDWEGLGICLSGTAADGQDAWNQMKDNPPDILITDIRMPYIDGLELSRLAKDLNPNIVLLIISAYDDFEYARTAMHLRALDYILKPIDLDAMNRILTNAVSHCRQFHHDKRLMATQLLRNMAVQEAAGPEGIALNELDLEPDSWCCFLQVELDDHSLSKLSDDIRYASERRFSALSQILFGDSSYLLESHQYSYSVCLTSRSRMELAARRKILVDTIRRQFPHEGSYCDVSIASGSIVQGIRLLHKSVQTCHEAGKLHFIKGSNADIFYEEVESYIYNEPEDSQGYPIPDTRLITFIKEQNKEGITGELEQLKTWLYQKGSESYLYMTFSLGSFYTHLMKELGKSGINLQDIFQNPIEEFKKVAAGGTLESSIENLKQNLFKICDSIRINKSRYGKLIDQAILYIQNHYMSSSFSIDEVAGAVCLSTSYFSTVFKSETGITFTDYLIKVRMEKARGLLENTSMKMYEISSRAGYENAAYFSAAFKRYYGKSPSEFQSRK